ACGTATTCCGGCACCACAGCCCTCGGTGTTAGATGAGCCGTCGACGTATAAGCTCCATTGTTTTGTATGATCGTCTTCTGAAGGGATAGTTAGTTCTGCAATGAAGTCTGCTAAAAATTGGGACTTAATCGGCCCTCTTGATTGGTACCTTATGTCGAATTCTGACAATTCTATTGACCATTTAATAAGTCTTCCGGCAATTTCTAGTTTATGTAACACTTGGCGTAATGGGTGATCGGTCTTCACATGGACAACATGACTTTGGAAGTAAGGTCGGAGTCTTTTTGCTGAGAAAACTAGTGCTAAAGCCAGCTTTTCAATTCTCAGGTAATTGAGCTCGGCGTGTTGAAGAGTTTTGCTGACAAAGTATACTGGATGTTGAGTTTTGTCCCTTTCTGTAACAAGAGCAGAGCTTATAGCCCAATCAGTTACTGATAAATACAGGAATAAGTCTTCCCcttgatggagtttctgtaaGATCGGCGGTTGGGAGAGAATAGTTTTTAGTGTTTGAAAAGCTCTCTCGCAATCGTCATTCCAGtgagatttgtttttcttttttatcgtTCGGAAAAAAGGAGTGGATTTTGAAGCTAAGCATGGAACAAATCTGGATAGTGCAGCCAGTCTTCCAGTGAGGCGTTGGACTTCCTTTACGGTTTTTGGGCTTGTCATTTCCAGAACTGCTCGGCATTTGTCTGGATTCACCTCAATGCCCTTGTTTGTCAGTGAAAAACCTAAGAATTTACCTCCCTGAACTGCGAAGGCGCACTTTTCTGGGTTTAGACGCATGTTGTAGTTGCGAATTTGCCCGAAAATCTCTGATAAGTCGTCAATATGGTTTTTTCCGAGCTGTGTCTTGGCGACCATGTCGTCGACATACACTTCGATGTTTCTGTCGATTTGTTTTACGAAGACTTTGTCCATAAGTCCCTGGTAGGTTgctcctgcattctttagtCCAAAGGGCATAACTTTATAGCAGTAGTTACCAAATTCAGTGATAAATGCCATTTTATTTTGATCAGAGGGATGCATGAGGATTTGATTATAACCCGAATAAGCATCCATGAAACTCAAGGTAGCATAACCGGAAGCGTTATCTACCAAAGAATCTATGGATGGTAAAGGGTAAGAATCTTTCGGGCAGGCTTTGTTTAAATCAGTAAAGTCGACGCACATGCGCCACTTACCGTTTTGTTTCCTTACCATTACCACATTTGCTAGCCAGGTAATAAATCTGATTTCCTTGATGAACTCTACATTGATCAGCTTTTGAGTTTCTTCTAATgatgcttttttcttttcttcgcCGAGGTTCCGTTTCTTCTGTTGTACTGGTCGTGCAGACGGGTTTATTGCTAATTTGTGGCTATCGATGCCGGGCATGTCGGAAGGTGtccatgcgaagaggtcagcTTGTGTTTGTAAAAAGGCGGTGATGGCTTTTAGTTCAGCATCGTCTAGGGATGTACCTACATAAGTAAATTTGTTAGgattattatgaaaatataCTTTCTATAAGTCTTCGGATGGTGTAGGTCGCTCCAGAAAGTCGGCTCGTGGGTCAAGGTCAGCTAATGCCGAGTTGTTTGCTGCGTGGTGTAGGTTGTTGACTTGTTGTTTGAAATGGGTTGGTAGCTTCATGCTGATGTTGTAGCATTGGCGCGCCTCTTTATGATCTCCATGGATTGTTACAACCTGGTTATGCTGCGAAGGGAACTTGACACACAGGTGAACTGTAGATACAATGGCGCCGAACTTATTCAAGAAAGGTCGGCCTAGTATGAGGTTGTATGGGCTAAAGCAATCAACAACTAAATATTGAATATCACATGTTTTGGAAACAGGATGCTCACCCAGTGTGGTTTGTAACCACACTGACCCCAATATTGGTACTCGCTCACCCGAGAACCCCACGAGGAGACCTCCTGTTTGCTGGAGTGCGTTGTCGCTGAGCTTCATTTTTTGGAATGTTGTGTAGAATAGAACGTCGGCGCTGCTTCCTGGATCCAGAAGTACTTTCCTTACCAATAGATCGCCCAATTGAAGGGTGATGACTACAGGGTCATCCAAGTTGTTTATGTTTGAATTAAAGTCGGCGTGTGTGAATGTCACTTGGGGGAGTTGTGTTGTGAGAGTTGCTTCAAGACGGGACCCATCTACCGAGCATATAGCTCGGTATGATCGTTTTCTTGCCGAGCTTGATGATCCTCCACCGGCGTATCCACCTGAAATACAATTGATTATACCTCGGGGCTTTTCATATTGATTTGGTGTTGTCCTTTCTTTTCCTCGGTGTTGTTGTTCTGATGAATCCTCGTTCCTTGAAGGTGTGGAACATTTTTGAATGTGACCGCCGATGTACTTATCGAGGTGGCCTTGCCGAGCTAAACGTTCTAAAAGATCCTTTGCTACCACACAATCATCAGTGGTATGGCCGTGCTTCTGGTGGAAGGCACAATATTTAGATTTGTCTACATTCTTAGTGTCTTGGTAGGTGCCGACCTTTCTTGGTGGCTTGATGAGTTTTGAATTTAGAATCTCTTTGATGATGTCCTCCCATTTAGTGTTAAACTGCATGTAAGAATCAAAGCGAGGTGTTAGTTTAAAACCTTTCTTACTGTTCGGAGTTCTGTCATCGTCTCTGTAGTTCAGTTTGTCAGATTTTCGAGCTTGTCTGAGCTCATCGATATCGATTTGGCCTTCGGCTTTCTCCCAGAACTCGGCAAGGGTTTTGGGCTTGGCTACCGCAATTATTTCCTGGAACTTCCCAGGTCGGAGGCCGCTCTTGATTGCGTGCAAATAGACTTCGGGATGGAGGTCGGGTATGCTGATGGCGACTTTTGTGAAACGGGTCATATAGTCCTTCAAACTTTCGTTTTGTCCTTGCTTGATTGTATTCAGATATTCAGAATCATGCAGGTATATTGTTGATTTGGCGAAGTGATCTTCAAATAGCTTGGCCAGTTGCTGAAATCGCGAGATAGAACCTGCAGGCAAAGCACACAACCAATCAAGTGCAGGACCGTctaaataatttagaaaacaGTGGCATAAAACAATATCTGATGCACCGTTGACGATCATTATTGATCGGAACTTTTTGAGAAACTTCTTTGGGTCTCCGAGCCCATCATAAGGTGTGAGGGTTAGTGGCAAGGTGAATCTCTTTGGCAATTCGAAGTTCATCACTTCTTCTGTGAAGGGTCCCACAAGTTCGTCGGACTCTCCCTTGTCATCTTCGGGTTGAACTTCGTTGGCTCGGATAGTCTCCGAGACGTATGATGGTTGAGAATGATGTTCATTATCTTCTAGTTGCTGATGATGAGTCTCGTCATGTTCTATCCGAACATGATTCAACTCGGTGATTTGAGCAgccattatttgattttcatcgCCATCCGTTGATTGGCTTGTTGTAGCTTAGCTATCATCAGCATACGTTCGGACAGTGAAGGAGGTGGTACGTCAGCCATGGGCGTAAGCAAGGGTAACGGGACCAAAAGAAGAATTTGATTTCCtcggccccacggtgggcgccaattgTTCTTGCTTATGAAATAGAGGTATCAACCGAGCTTATGCGCTTTGAGGCTGATCGTCCGATCCTTGAATTCCGAGCTTTTCTTTTCTGGTGTGACGTGAATAACGCGAACAAATGAGGGGGGAGtatacctgcaaaggcactccgaaaCTTAAGTCAGTATATTGTGCTATATCTCACTTACCGAAGAAAATACTTTTCCTGACTTTTATATGGTAGACTGCTCGGCTGTTACGTCTTTAGTGTTTAAAGTCGGTTACAAAAAGGTAGGTAACGTCCCTTGATTGCGTTACCGTTTTGTCGTCGGTTATGACGGAACATTTATCTGACCGAGTTATGACTCATGAATGGAGGAGGTATAACGGACCATGCCGAGTTATAGCTCGTTTATGACAATCATATTaggtataaaaaaattagcagTGATAAGAGTTTTATTTTcgtaattaatttgaaaaatgaaatgtaaattttgtttatatgtACTTTATCatctaatataatatttttagacTAATATATAAGTTCTTCGACGGTGATGCGAATGTTcttcataaataaattattggGACTTTTAAAACCAACTATCCATTTGTTGAATGATGTTCTATGATGTAATTTTGATGTGGTTGTGCCAAAGTTAAAGCGGTTGAAAATATTTTCGATAATTTATGTgagaaattaatataaataactaaataagcAACTTAGACAAAATTAGTAGAAAAAGTGGATAAAAGTGTGattaagaaaaattatgagataaaaatctaaatataaaagGTTTAGAAATAAAAGCATAAACATTCAAAagattatgaataaaaatataaacaaaataaaatttaagagacAAACTGTaattatgataaattttaagaataaaactTTAATTATAATGAAATATAGAGACAAgattgtaaataaaataaaatttaaagataaaaatataaatatgccATAAAATGATATAATAATCATTTTATAAAAGATTGAGGGTAGAAGAATGACTTTAAAGCTTAAAGGATATAAaagtcttttaaaaaaattgaagacaaaatagtaattataaaggttaaagaacataaaaattattttggaaaagattgaGAATAAAACTATAATTTAAGATAAGAAATGGCTGAATTGGTATTTTTCTAAAAGATTaaaggtaaaaaaataaaagaaagtgaaaCAATAATCCTAAAAGCTTTATGGTAGAACGAATAAGATTAATTAGAATCTTTAACATTGTTGAACGAATGTTTGAATGCACATTGTTTTTCAATTATTAGTGATTTACCTGTTATAACTCGGCTGTAAACTGTGCTATAATTCAGATACTGAAAACTGGTATGCTATAATCCGTTTAGAGGACTTTATTTATTCTACTTATTAGCATAAGAGAAATCCACTGCGTAACCTAAAAAAAGAGTTATGCTACGTGTGTACTAAAATCAGTTGCgcactaaaattatttatcaatataaaatatatgctaAAAATttggaatataaaaaataaattaaaccacacatgtatttatatatgttcTTGCCTTGTTGTAGCCGAACTATAAATCGTTTCCGAGGAGAGGGAGGCCGAACTTATCCTCAAGTTGCACCACTCCACTTTCAGCGAGCTAACCGAGAAGAAAAAGGGGAGGAAGTACTTGCAAAAagtactccgacgctcaagtcagtttAAGAGAATTATCTTAAGAGGTTTCTTTAGTTCAGAATGATCTATCTTTACCATTCTCTGTCGATTGCCTTTTATAACCGAGATATTATAACAGTAATACTCTTTATTTTACCGTTTCTGATATAACCGATCATAAGGCTATTTATTGCCATAAACTCGGTATAATTGATATGTCGGTTACAAAGGTATTAGCCGAGGTATAACTCGTAACCGATGTATAACGGTCGTATCACAGCCCCCAAGCTTAGCCTGGGTTTAGATAAGGCAggttgagctttgaattttgaatCGACCGAGTTATAGCTCGGCGTAAGGAGCCCCCAGGTCAACTTGTCGTATCAAACGAGGCGTATTTAATGTAGTATGGGAAAAGTTATTTTGAAGAGTTAATGATGCTGtttattttttcaatgaaaGTTCAAGTTCCAAAGTTATCCTTGGTCCGTTGAAAGTGGGTTTTAATGAAGGGTCAGGATTCTAACTTGGAATTGAAAACGTTTTCTTAAATCAGTGGTTAAGAAGTGACTTTGAGTTACGTTCGTGTGATGATCCAACTGCTCTAGTTCCTGTGTCTTCGCTAGGGGTTTAAACAATGAGCCAAAGAGGTTAGTAATGTTAACTCCCTATTCTTCTTACTTCTGTTGGCTTTCCTTCGTCTGAGAGAGAAGAAATGAGTGATAAGAAAGTGAAGGGTTGGCCTAAGGTAGAAGACGACGGATCCTATGGGTGGGTCGATGAAGATGTGAAAATTAGGGCCTCTCTGTTCTTTGATGAAGAAAGTGTTAAAGGGATTAATTTGGAAAGGATAGTGAGGCCTGGTTTTCACATTGAGTTGACCCCATGTAACCGTATGGATCGGGTTTACcatcgaaaaaaaaattttgaagattttTTCATGTATAGCTgcgtggtgcgcgaaattgtgaacaatactttttcacaactctcataatccccggtaatggctccaaaaacgtggtagctcaataccatggcattacacaactttgcacaactaaccagcaagtgcactgggtcgtccaagtaataaaccttacgtgagtaagggtcgatcccacggagattgttagtattgaagcaagctatggtcatcttgtaaatcttagtcaggcaaactcaaatggatatagtgataaacgaaaataacacaaaggtaaagatagagatacttatgtaattcattggtaggaacttcagataagcgtatgaagatgccttcccttccgtctctctgctttcctacagccttcatccaatccttcttactcctttccatggcaagcttaagcaagggtttcaccgttgtcagtggctacctcccatcctctcagtgaaagcgattgcatatgctctgtcacagcatatgaatgccgccatcagttctagcctataccacgaagactctgatctcacggaatggctggctcgtttgtcaggcgagcactcggttgtcaggcgatcaaccatgcatcgtgcaatcaggaatccaagagatattcaccaagCCTCAAGNNNNNNNNNNNNNNNNNNNNNNNNNNNNNNNNNNNNNNNNNNNNNNNNNNNNNNNNNNNNNNNNNNNNNNNNNNNNNNNNNNNNNNNNNNNNNNNNNNNNNNNNNNNNNNNNNNNNNNNNNNNNNNNNNNNNNNNNNNNNNNNNNNNNNNNNNNNNNNNNNNNNNNNNNNNNNNNNNNNNNNNNNNNNNNNNNNNNNNNNNNNNNNNNNNNNNNNNNNNNNNNNNNNNNNNNNNNNNNNNNNNNNNNNNNNNNNNNNNNNNNNNNNNNNNNNNNNNNNNNNNNNNNNNNNNNNNNNNNNNNNNNNNNNNNNNNNNNNNNNNNNNNNNNNNNNNNNNNNNNNNNNNNNNNNNNNNNNNNNNNNNNNNNNNNNNNNNNNNNNNNNNNNNNNNNNNNNNNNNNNNNNNNNNNNNNNNNNNNNNNNNNNNNNNNNNNNNNNNNNNNNNNNNNNNNNNNNNNNNNNNNNNNNNNNNNNNNNNNNNNNNNNNNNNNNNNNNNNNNNNNNNNNNNNNNNNNNNNNNNNNNNNNNNNNNNNNNNNNNNNNNNNNNNNNNNNNNNNNNNNNNNNNNNNNNNNNNNNNNNNNNNNNNNNNNNNNNNNNNNNNNNNNNNNNNNNNNNNNNNNNNNNNNNNNNNNNNNNNNNNNNNNNNNNNNNNNNNNNNNNNNNNNNNNNNNNNNNNNNNNNNNNNNNNNNNNNNNNNNNNNNNNNNNNNNNNNNNNNNNNNNNNNNNNNNNNNNNNNNNNNNNNNNNNNNNNNNNNNNNNNNNNNNNNNNNNNNNNNNNNNNNNNNNNNNNNNNNNNNNNNNNNNNNNNNNNNNNNNNNNNNNNNNNNNNNNNNNNNNNNNNNNNNNNNNNNNNNNNNNNNNNNNNNNNNNNNNNNNNNNNNNNNNNNNNNNNNNNNNNNNNNNNNNNNNNNNNNNNNNNNNNNNNNNNNNNNNNNNNNNNNNNNNNNNNNNNNNNNNNNNNNNNNNNNNNNNNNNNNNNNNNNNNNNNNNNNNNNNNNNNNNNNNNNNNNNNNNNNNNNNNNNNNNNNNNNNNNNNNNNNNNNNNNNNNNNNNNNNNNNNNNNNNNNNNNNNNNNNNNNNNNNNNNNNNNNNNNNNNNNNNNNNNNNNNNNNNNNNNNNNNNNNNNNNNNNNNNNNNNNNNNNNNNNNNNNNNNNNNNNNNNNNNNNNNNNNNNNNNNNNNNNNNNNNNNNNNNNNNNNNNNNNNNNNNNNNNNNNNNNNNNNNNNNNNNNNNNNNNNNNNNNNNNNNNNNNNNNNNNNNNNNNNNNNNNNNNNNNNNNNNNNNNNNNNNNNNNNNNNNNNNNNNNNNNNNNNNNNNNNNNNNNNNNNNNNNNNNNNNNNNNNNNNNNNNNNNNNNNNNNNNNNNNNNNNNNNNNNNNNNNNNNNNNNNNNNNNNNNNNNNNNNNNNNNNNNNNNNNNNNNNNNNNNNNNNNNNNNNNNNNNNNNNNNNNNNNNNNNNNNNNNNNNNNNNNNNNNNNNNNNNNNNNNNNNNNNNNNNNNNNNNNNNNNNNNNNNNNNNNNNNNNNNNNNNNNNNNNNNNNNNNNNNNNNNNNNNNNNNNNNNNNNNNNNNNNNNNNNNNNNNNNNNNNNNNNNNNNNNNNNNNNNNNNNNNNNNNNNNNNNNNNNNNNNNNNNNNNNNNNNNNNNNNNNNNNNNNNNNNNNNNNNNNNNNNNNNNNNNNNNNNNNNNNNNNNNNNNNNNNNNNNNNNNNNNNNNNNNNNNNNNNNNNNNNNNNNNNNNNNNNNNNNNNNNNNNNNNNNNNNNNNNNNNNNNNNNNNNNNNNNNNNNNNNNNNNNNNNNNNNNNNNNNNNNNNNNNNNNNNNNNNNNNNNNNNNNNNNNNNNNNNNNNNNNNNNNNNNNNNNNNNNNNNNNNNNNNNNNNNNNNNNNNNNNNNNNNNNNNNNNNNNNNNNNNNNNNNNNNNNNNNNNNNNNNNNNNNNNNNNNNNNNNNNNNNNNNNNNNNNNNNNNNNNNNNNNNNNNNNNNNNNNNNNNNNNNNNNNNNNNNNNNNNNNNNNNNNNNNNNNNNNNNNNNNNNNNNNNNNNNNNNNNNNNNNNNNNNNNNNNNNNNNNNNNNNNNNNNNNNNNNNNNNNNNNNNNNNNNNNNNNNNNNNNNNNNNNNNNNNNNNNNNNNNNNNNNNNNNNNNNNNNNNNNNNNNNNNNNNNNNNNNNNNNNNNNNNNNNNNNNNNNNNNNNNNNNNNNNNNNNNNNNNNNNNNNNNNNNNNNNNNNNNNNNNNNNNNNNNNNNNNNNNNNNNNNNNNNNNNNNNNNNNNNNNNNNNNNNNNNNNNNNNNNNNNNNNNNNNNNNNNNNNNNNNNNNNNNNNNNNNNNNNNNNNNNNNNNNNNNNNNNNNNNNNNNNNNNNNNNNNNNNNNNNNNNNNNNNNNNNNNNNNNNNNNNNNNNNNNNNNNNNNNNNNNNNNNNNNNNNNNNNNNNNNNNNNNNNNNNNNNNNNNNNNNNNNNNNNNNNNNNNNNNNNNNNNNNNNNNNNNNNNNNNNNNNNNNNNNNNNNNNNNNNNNNNNNNNNNNNNNNNNNNNNNNNNNNNNNNNNNNNNNNNNNNNNNNNNNNNNNNNNNNNNNNNNNNNNNNNNNNNNNNNNNNNNNNNNNNNNNNNNNNNNNNNNNNNNNNNNNNNNNNNNNNNNNNNNNNNNNNNNNNNNNNNNNNNNNNNNNNNNNNNNNNNNNNNNNNNNNNNNNNNNNNNNNNNNNNNNNNNNNNNNNNNNNNNNNNNNNNNNNNNNNNNNNNNNNNNNNNNNNNNNNNNNNNNNNNNNNNNNNNNNNNNNNNNNNNNNNNNNNNNNNNNNNNNNNNNNNNNNNNNNNNNNNNNNNNNNNNNNNNNNNNNNNNNNNNNNNNNNNNNNNNNNNNNNNNNNNNNNNNNNNNNNNNNNNNNNNNNNNNNNNNNNNNNNNNNNNNNNNNNNNNNNNNNNNNNNNNNNNNNNNNNNNNNNNNNNNNNNNNNNNNNNNNNNNNNNNNNNNNNNNNNNNNNNNNNNNNNNNNNNNNNNNNNNNNNNNNNNNNNNNNNNNNNNNNNNNNNNNNNNNNNNNNNNNNNNNNNNNNNNNNNNNNNNNNNNNNNNNNNNNNNNNNNNNNNNNNNNNNNNNNNNNNNNNNNNNNNNNNNNNNNNNNNNNNNNNNNNNNNNNNNNNNNNNNNNNNNNNNNNNNNNNNNNNNNNNNNNNNNNNNNNNNNNNNNNNNNNNNNNNNNNNNNNNNNNNNNNNNNNNNNNNNNNNNNNNNNNNNNNNNNNNNNNNNNNNNNNNNNNNNNNNNNNNNNNNNNNNNNNNNNNNNNNNNNNNNNNNNNNNNNNNNNNNNNNNNNNNNNNNNNNNNNNNNNNNNNNNNNNNNNNNNNNNNNNNNNNNNNNNNNNNNNNNNNNNNNNNNNNNNNNNNNNNNNNNNNNNNNNNNNNNNNNNNNNNNNNNNNNNNNNNNNNNNNNNNNNNNNNNNNNNNNNNNNNNNNNNNNNNNNNNNNNNNNNNNNNNNNNNNNNNNNNNNNNNNNNNNNNNNNNNNNNNNNNNNNNNNNNNNNNNNNNNNNNNNNNNNNNNNNNNNNNNNNNNNNNNNNNNNNNNNNNNNNNNNNNNNNNNNNNNNNNNNNNNNNNNNNNNNNNNNNNNNNNNNNNNNNNNNNNNNNNNNNNNNNNNNNNNNNNNNNNNNNNNNNNNNNNNNNNNNNNNNNNNNNNNNNNNNNNNNNNNNNNNNNNNNNNNNNNNNNNNNNNNNNNNNNNNNNNNNNNNNNNNNNNNNNNNNNNNNNNNNNNNNNNNNNNNNNNNNNNNNNNNNNNNNNNNNNNNNNNNNNNNNNNNNNNNNNNNNNNNNNNNNNNNNNNNNNNNNNNNNNNNNNNNNNNNNNNNNNNNNNNNNNNNNNNNNNNNNNNNNNNNNNNNNNNNNNNNNNNNNNNNNNNNNNNNNNNNNNNNNNNNNNNNNNNNNNNNNNNNNNNNNNNNNNNNNNNNNNNNNNNNNNNNNNNNNNNNNNNNNNNNNNNNNNNNNNNNNNNNNNNNNNNNNNNNNNNNNNNNNNNNNNNNNNNNNNNNNNNNNNNNNNNNNNNNNNNNNNNNNNNNNNNNNNNNNNNNNNNNNNNNNNNNNNNNNNNNNNNNNNNNNNNNNNNNNNNNNNNNNNNNNNNNNNNNNNNNNNNNNNNNNNNNNNNNNNNNNNNNNNNNNNNNNNNNNNNNNNNNNNNNNNNNNNNNNNNNNNNNNNNNNNNNNNNNNNNNNNNNNNNNNNNNNNNNNNNNNNNNNNNNNNNNNNNNNNNNNNNNNNNNNNNNNNNNNNNNNNNNNNNNNNNNNNNNNNNNNNNNNNNNNNNNNNNNNNNNNNNNNNNNNNNNNNNNNNNNNNNNNNNNNNNNNNNNNNNNNNNNNNNNNNNNNNNNNNNNNNNNNNNNNNNNNNNNNNNNNNNNNNNNNNNNNNNNNNNNNNNNNNNNNNNNNNNNNNNNNNNNNNNNNNNNNNNNNNNNNNNNNNNNNNNNNNNNNNNNNNNNNNNNNNNNNNNNNNNNNNNNNNNNNNNNNNNNNNNNNNNNNNNNNNNNNNNNNNNNNNNNNNNNNNNNNNNNNNNNNNNNNNNNNNNNNNNNNNNNNNNNNNNNNNNNNNNNNNNNNNNNNNNNNNNNNNNNNNNNNNNNNNNNNNNNNNNNNNNNNNNNNNNNNNNNNNNNNNNNNNNNNNNNNNNNNNNNNNNNNNNNNNNNNNNNNNNNNNNNNNNNNNNNNNNNNNNNNNNNNNNNNNNNNNNNNNNNNNNNNNNNNNNNNNNNNNNNNNNNNNNNNNNNNNNNNNNNNNNNNNNNNNNNNNNNNNNNNNNNNNNNNNNNNNNNNNNNNNNNNNNNNNNNNNNNNNNNNNNNNNNNNNNNNNNNNNNNNNNNNNNNNNNNNNNNaagctccaccgttgaaaatacataagaataaggtctaggcatggccgaatggccagcctcccaatgatctaagatagcataaaaatgaagatagctacccaaGTCCTcttaagatctaaagtgatcaaaagatctctaatacaatagtcaaaggtcctacttatagaaaactagtagcctaaggtgtacagaaatgagtaaatgacataaaaatccacttccgggcccacttggtgtgtgcttgggctggNNNNNNNNNNNNNNNNNNNNNNNNNNNNNNNNNNNNNNNNNNNNNNNNNNNNNNNNNNNNNNNNNNNNNNNNNNNNNNNNNNNNNNNNNNNNNNNNNNNNNNNNNNNNNNNNNNNNNNNNNNNNNNNNNNNNNNNNNNNNNNNNNNNNNNNNNNNNNNNNNNNNNNNNNNNNNNNNNNNNNNNNNNNNNNNNNNNNNNNNNNNNNNNNNNNNNNNNNNNNNNNNNNNNNNNNNNNNNNNNNNNNNNNNNNNNNNNNNNNNNNNNNNNNNNNNNNNNNNNNNNNNNNNNNNNNNNNNNNNNNNNNNNNNNNNNNNNNNNNNNNNNNNNNNNNNNNNNNNNNNNNNNNNNNNNNNNNNNNNNNNNNNNNNNNNNNNNNNNNNNNNNNNNNNNNNNNNNNNNNNNNNNNNNNNNNNNNNNNNNNNNNNNNNNNNNNNNNNNNNNNNNNNNNNNNNNNNNNNNNNNNNNNNNNNNNNNNNNNNNNNNNNNNNNNNNNNNNNNNNNNNNNNNNNNNNNNNNNNNNNNNNNNNNNNNNNNNNNNNNNNNNNNNNNNNNNNNNNNNNNNNNNNNNNNNNNNN
This sequence is a window from Arachis duranensis cultivar V14167 chromosome 2, aradu.V14167.gnm2.J7QH, whole genome shotgun sequence. Protein-coding genes within it:
- the LOC107473041 gene encoding uncharacterized protein LOC107473041, which encodes MAAQITELNHVRIEHDETHHQQLEDNEHHSQPSYVSETIRANEVQPEDDKGESDELVGPFTEEVMNFELPKRFTLPLTLTPYDGLGDPKKFLKKFRSIMIVNGASDIVLCHCFLNYLDGPALDWLCALPAGSISRFQQLAKLFEDHFAKSTIYLHDSEYLNTIKQGQNESLKDYMTRFTKVAISIPDLHPEVYLHAIKSGLRPGKFQEIIAVAKPKTLAEFWEKAEGQIDIDELRQARKSDKLNYRDDDRTPNSKKGFKLTPRFDSYMQFNTKWEDIIKEILNSKLIKPPRKVGTYQDTKNVDKSKYCAFHQKHGHTTDDCVVAKDLLERLARQGHLDKYIGGHIQKCSTPSRNEDSSEQQHRGKERTTPNQYEKPRGIINCISGGYAGGGSSSSARKRSYRAICSVDGSRLEATLTTQLPQVTFTHADFNSNINNLDDPVVITLQLGDLLVRKVLLDPGSSADVLFYTTFQKMKLSDNALQQTGGLLVGFSGERVPILGSVWLQTTLGEHPVSKTCDIQYLVVDCFSPYNLILGRPFLNKFGAIVSTVHLCVKFPSQHNQVVTIHGDHKEARQCYNISMKLPTHFKQQVNNLHHAANNSALADLDPRADFLERPTPSEDL